CTAGCCCGAGGGTCAAGCGCCCTTGGTGTGGATAAGCCGTGGCTCAAACATCACGACGAGGCAGCAGCCCAAGATCGCGCCCGCGGTAGTCAATGGATCGGCCAGTGATCTTCCCCAGTACCGCGTCCAGACTGTTAACGTGGTCATTCAGAAGCGAATAGGTCTCGTTGAACGGCCTCAGGCTGATGAAGCACTGCTGGATCGCTTTGCGCAAAGGGATCGCAGCGAGGACAATGGCCTCGATCTCGCTCTCGGTCAGTTTCTCAGCTCGCTTTGACCTAGCCACCGCGCTATTCCTCCCGCCACACCGGTATGCGCCGGACCCTGATGGCGACAAGCCGACGGATCTTCTTGCCCACCATCTCCCTGGAGCCCGAGAAAACGCGCTCGACCTTAAGGAACCCATGGCCTCCAGGGACGCTTTCACACTTCATCCGGCTGGAAAGAGAATCGACGTCGACGTCGCCGAACAGCTGAATCAGGTCCGTCGGATAATAGACGTGAGCTCGCCTGCAATAGGCGCACCGAACCTCGACCAGATCGCGGGCATCGTTCAGCTTTGATAGCGGAAAGGGTATGGTTCGGCTCGGCTGCGGCATGAGAACGAAATAGGAACAAACTCCTTAGGGAGTCAATTCACATCATGTCGGAACGAAGCTCCGCGGCCAGCTTTTCGAGGCCGTCGACTGACCCTTGATAGGACGCTGCATAACGCGGAAACAGCTCCTGCTGGTTCCTGTAAAATGCGAGCCACTGCGGCAGGTCCGAGATTGGATAGGTGTTTGTCCAGGCACCATTTGCCATCGTGAAGGTGCCGGCTGCAGAATCATAGGTGACGTTCATGCCCCGGCCTAGCGCGCCGGTTGGCAGTTGCAAACCACCGCCCCAATTGACGCCGCTACTGCCTCGCGGCAGTCTCCGGCCATGTGCAACCTCTACAATTTCTCATCGTCGCAAGATGAACTGCGCGCGCTGACGAAGGTGCTCGACGACATCGCCGGCAACCTTGAACCGTCGATCGACGTCTACCCCGGCCGCAACGGCCCGGTGGTGCGCAACTTCGAAGGGCGCCGGCAGTTGGCCATGCTCAACTGGGGCATGCCTACGGCTTCCAACGTGCAATTCCAGGCGGCCAAGGCGCGCGCTGCAAAACTCGAGGCGAAAGGTCAGACGGTCGATTTCAAGGCGTTGCTGGAAAAGGAACCCGACAAGGGCGTTACCAACATCCGACGGACCGACAGCAAGCACTGGGCTCCCCATCTCGGCGTCGAGAGCAGATGCGTGGTGCCGTTCACAAGCTTCGCCGAGCCCAGCCCGACCGAAGGTGACAAAGACCCCCTCACCGGCCGGCATCGCAATTTCTGGTTTGGGCTCAACGAGAACAAGCCGCTTGCTGTTTTTGCCGGGCTATGGACGCCATGGCGCGGCGCGCGCACTATTCGGGACGGCGTGCTCGATTGGGAGGTCTACGCCTTCCTGACGACCAGCCCGAACGGTGTTGTTGCCCCGATCCACGAAAAGGCAATGCCCGTCATCCTGACGACACCGGAAGAGATTGAAACGTGGATGACCGCGCCGTGGTCAGAGGCGAGCAGGCTGCAGCGTCCACTGCCTGACGACCTGCTAACTGTCGTGGATCTTCCGGCAACGCAGATCGCCGCAACTCAGGCGTCACTGCTGTAGCGATGTCAAACACCGGTAACGTCGTCCCACAGCAGAAGATGCCGAAGCTGATCGTTGTCGCCGCGTTCAATCGTGACGACAAAGGCGACCTGAAGCCCGCATTCGATCCACGCCAGATGCAGAGCGAGGATGCGGCCAAGCGCCTGGCCAAGATGATCGAGAGCGAGCATGCGGGCGTGATCGCCTGGAGCCGGGAAGCTAATCCGGCAATTGGCGAATATGGGGAGCCGACCATTTTGTATCAGGCTGGCCAAGTTCCAGATATGGATTAGAGCACAGGCGACCCGTTGCGGGGCATACTCGCAATTAGCCGCGGCCGTCACTTCGCACTTCAGAGGCTTGGCCTGGCATGCAAAGGTTTACTCGGCGCAGAATTTGATCCCGTCTTAGCCTGTGGGGGCAAATAAGTTGCAGAATGGCAACTGGAGGGCGCCAAAGGTCAGCTGCGGAAGTAAATTACGTTTGCTAAATTAGTTCCGCTGCGTAATCCTCCCGGCAACTCTTAACTGGAAGGGCTGCCTAGATGAAAAACTTCCTTGTTGCGACTAGCTTTCTTGTGGCTTTCGCCGGATCTGCTCGCGCAGCAGATGTCGTGGTTGAAGAGGCAGCTCCTATCCTACCGGCGGGCTTTGTCTGGACGGGCGGCTATGTCGGCATTCAGGCCGGTTGGCAGTGGGGAAGAGACCACACGGAAGAATTCATCGGCGGCGTCGCCACCGGTTTTGATGAGGACCTCGACAGCGATGGCTTCATTGGGGGTGTCCATGCCGGTTACAACTGGCAGTCAGGACAGGTGGTCTACGGTATCGAGGGCGATTTCGAGTTCGCCGCTGTCGATGGCGGCTATCGCCTGGACAATGACAATGGCACTGATTTTGACATGAACTGGCAGGCGTCCATTCGTGGCCGACTTGGTTTCGTTCCGATGGAACGCCTGCTGGTGTATGGCACTGTGGGTGCCGCCTTTGCCAACCTCGAATATACCTACGTCAGCGCTGGCACGACGTTTGAATCATTTGACGAGACGAAAGTCGGTTGGACTGCCGGCGCGGGCATTGAATATGCTGTAACAGACAACATCACCACTCGCTTGGAATATCGGTATACTGACTTCGGGAGCGTTTCCAATTTGTCGTCGGTCGCTTTCCCAGGCTTTACCTATGATCATGACCCGCAGTTCCATGCTGTGCGTGTCGGGTTGTCATACAAGTTTTGACGCTTGACCTGATCCGTGCCCTTTGACCCCGGCTCCAGCCGGGGTTTCTGTTTGAGGCGACACAATTTTCCCGGGGCGGGCTATCCCAGCGGTGCCTGGTGCGCGGGGGGACAAAACTCTGGCAAGCGCTCGAGTTCCTGCACACAAGTCATTTCGCCACGCCGATCGGCGCCGGCATCAAAGCCGCGGTGCCTGTCCAGCCGGCTCTGCGCGTCATCGTCTCGCAGCTGAAGGGCGAAGTGAAGCTTCGGCATGCAACGGTTACGGCAATCCTCAGCCCTTAAGGAAAGAGGACCTGCCGCTCTTGGTTGGAGGAGAAGCGGCCGGCCCTGCTTCGGAGCGTACCGGTGAGGCGGCGGGCAGGCTCCAGGCACGACAATTCCGCAGCGGCTGAATGGTTCCCAAATAGACAAGGGCCTGCCGCTTTGCTGCGGCAGGCCCTTATCCCTCATACGTGGTTGAAAGGATGACCACGTTCCCGCCTCGAACCGGGTATCCTATTAATTCGATAAATGGGTTTCGGTTCCTCGAGACTGGCCGGATGCACCGAGACAAAAACCGCTGTCCGTTGGAACTTGCGGTGGGGGGCAACGTTCCAACGCCGCAACCTCTAGCTAAACCGGAGCACTGCAATGGCCACGACTAAAGCAGGCGGCAAGGACTCGCTCTCAAAAAAAGGGACCGAAGCCTCCAAGCATCTTCAGACGGCGACACCGAAAAAGGAAACTGGGGGAAAAAGGGGTGCCGCAGGAAAGAGGGTGAAGCCATCAAAATAGGGGACATATCTAAGGCGAGGTGACGAGCGCAGAGACGGACTTCGCTGAGGTCCTGCCCGTAAGCAGCCCTTTTGTCAGGAACTGCTAGAGAAAAGGCCTGCCGGATGGGGCACCATCCAACAGGCCTTGTGTGAGCATGATCTGAGGGGGGATCATGCTCACGACTTCAACTCTGCTAGCCTCAATAGGTTCCCCGGAACGCCTCGCCGTTACTGCGCGGGGGCTGCCGGAGCAGGTGCAGCTGGAGCTGACGGAGCAGGTGCTGGAGCGGCAGGTGCCGGCGCGGCAGGTGCCGGCGCGGCAGGTTCCGGTGCTGCAGTTGTCGGGGCTGCGGGGGCAGCAGGAGCGGAAGGCGCTTCGATCTTCACGTCGATATCTCTGCTACCACCCCAGTTTCCTTGGGTCAGGACAAAGAAGCCGACCGCGAGCAGGACAATGATGGCAATAATGCCAACAGCCCATCCACCGCCACTACCACCCGAATTCACAACAGTTGGGCCATCGGCCATGATTCAATCCTCCAGTTAAGTTAAAAAGATGCCGAACGTGACAAGTCCGAAACAAAGTCCAAATATTGGCGCAAGAATCCATCGCGCTTCGTGCACGCTACGGTCCATCAAATCCTCCCCAAATTACTGATAGGACAACGGCGTGCTTGCCCATTTGGTTCCTTGCAGCGGGAGCTCCTGTTCAAGCCTGCAAAGCGCGAAAGAGCCCCAACCTAACGGCAGCGGGGGGGGCGAACCGGATAATTTGAGCAAAAGGGCGTCGTGCCAAATCTTGCGATAGCGGAGTTCTAAGGCTTTGGCAGTCTCTCTTTTTTAGAGGAGTACCGCGCACTAAGCCGCTTTACCGGCGTGTTCGAATCTTGTCCTCAACTGCGAGTGACGAATGGCTGGAAAAGGGCGGCTATCTGCCGGTGCCGATGCTCGATGAAGATGGCACAGTCGTTGGGGAACGCTTGAGTAAGGCTTGGTGCGGCCTCTGCAGACGTCTTGCGCCTAGACAGACGGCTTTGGCATCAGCAGCGTCACGCGGCAGCCAACCTCTAGATTTTCGCGCTTTATTGTCCCGCCCAGTTGCTGCGTCAACAGCGACAAGACGCGGGAGCCAACCCCTCCAGGCCGCTCCTCGTGTAGGCCCACGCCATTGTCGGTTACGGACAGGACTACGTCATCGTTGACGCGTAGCGCAACTTCGATAAGACCGGCGCGTCCGTCTGGAAAAGCATATTTGAGGCTGTTGGTCACGAGTTCGTTGACGATGATCGCAATGGGCACAGCCTGTTCGCTATGAATATAAAGTTCGTCAGCGTCGGCTTTGATAGCAACCGGGCTTGTTCCACTGATCGACGCGCTGAGCCCCTGGCAGATGTCCGCAAGGTAGTGCCTCGCGTCCACGACCTTTCTATCTGAGCGTATCGTGAGATGGTCGTACACTTGCGCCATCACCTGAATGCGCTCTGCCATATCACTGAGCGCTTCTGACGCGTTCACGCTGGTGTCCTTCGACTGAAGGCGCATTATCGCGGATATCATCGCCAGGTTGTTCTTGGTCCGATGAGCGAGCTCCATAAGAAGAAGGCCCTTGGCCTTTTCGGCCCGCACCACCTTTTCCATCTCTGTCCGCAAACTCTCCGCAATGAGCCCGATGACAGCGCCGGTCGCGGCGAACAACACACAGGGGGCCACATAATCGGGAAAGGGAGCCATTTGACTGATGACGAGATAGGCAAACGCGGTACCAAGCGCGGTCGCGTACAGAGCCGACCCGCGATCGAACAAGAGACCCGCAGCAAAAATGCCAAGCAGAAGGAAGAAGAAACCAACAAAGCCTGTTTGACTTTGAAGTTCGATATGCACCGCAATGCAGAACGCCATCAAGGCAGTAGTTGTGGCGTAACGTACCCAAAGCGGTTGCGGCTTCTCGGGAAGGAAAAAAAGAAGTCGTTCCATCAATTAGCCCCGGCGCGAAATTCCAAATTGCTACAGTCGATAAACTTAAGCGGCGACGGTGTGAAGGTGTCGTTCCGGGCGGGCGGTGCCCCCCATCGTGATCGCGCTGGCTGCCGCCCATGAGGGGCAGCTAACGCTTCTTCGCCACGAATCTCGCTTCCCTTATCAGGGACGACCAATCGTGTCCGAGATAGGCGATAAGCTGTCGCGCCTGTTCCTCGGTGACATTGCCTTCTTTCATCAGGCGCCGGATGATGAGGTATTCAATCTTAGTGGCATCAGCTGGTCCTTCGGACATAACCGTAATCCTTTGAAGGCCAACGGATAGAGTTGTGATGCTGTTCCCATCAAAACAAAAAAAGTCCCCGCCACCTTTCGGCAGCGGGGCGCTAGCATACAGCCAAACAAAAACCCCGGCCGCAGCCGGGGTTAGAAACAAAACATCATAGTTTAAAACTTGTATGCCAACCCGACACGAACATCGTTCGTCTTAAAGCTGAAGCTTCCACTCCCGCCCAGCTCGCTGAAGTCCAGGTCACCATAATCCGTGTACCTGTACTCAGCCCGACCAACTAGGCTATCGGTGAAGGCATATTCCACACCTACACCCACCGTCCATCCTACAAGGGTGTCACTGTATTCCACAGCCGGCGACCCGCCGACGAAGACGGTTGCGTCAGCTCCAGCAACCGCCACGCCACCTGCAATGTACGGCAAGAACCGATCAACAGCATATCCGAGCTTGGCTCGTGCAGCGCCCGTCCAATTCAACTCGTAGTCTACGCCCGCGCCAGGCACTGGAACGCCGAGGGTCAATCCTTGGCCGAAGCCATCGATGCCTGACCACGCAATATCGGCATCTATGCCGACCACAATGTTGTTGGCCAGTTGATGATTGTAGCCGGCATAAACGCCGCCCAACCAGCCATCAATGTCTGCAGGTGCAGATGGCCCGCCGACATTCGCCGACACGTCGCCATCGCCCCAACCATATCCTGCCTGAAGACCGACGTATCCGCCTGTCCACACAAAACCCGCCGGCAAAATTTCGGGGGTTGGCTCGAGCACGACCGCATCGGCTGCGGAAGCAATGCCTGATAGGCCAAGCAAGAAAACGTTCGTCAGCAAAAACTTCTTCGCACCCGTTCTCCAAAATTATCCCCCAGTAGAACGTAACACGCGGTCGAGGAATTCATAGACCTTCCCTGAATTCACCTATGAAGCGTTGCCGAAACACCACATGCCGGGCATCGTTACGGCAGCTTGAAGCCTCCGCCCTTCATGAAGGCGACGATGGCCAGGATGATGCCGCTGATGACCAGCTTGGCGATCCAGTTGAGCGTGCCGCTGACGCCATCGATCTTGGCGTCTAGCGTCGAAAACCGCACAGTCGACCGATGCCGTCATTCTCCGCATGGAGAAGAAGCCATGACGAATATTTTCGGTAAACGCCATCTAAACCGGCAGGAATCCTTGCCTTTTGACGGTCTATTTGACAGGCTAACACCTTGAAAATATTGGCGATCCCGACAGGATTCGAACCTGTGACCATCGGCTTAGAAGGCCGGTGCTCTATCCAGCTGAGCTACGGGACCGCTGGCCGGCCGGGCCGGCGTGATCGTGCCTTGGGACGTCAGTGCGTCCAGGGCGTCCTGCGGTCATAACGGAAATTGTCGGAGTAGGAAATCTGCCGGCGCTTGGCTTCCTTCGGCTCCTGCACGCGGAAGGCGAGGCCTTCTTTTTCGGCGTAGGCGACAGCCTCTTCGCGGGTCTCGAAGGTCAGCCTGATCTGGCTCTTCATGTCGCCGGAGCTGGTGTAGCCCATCAGCGGGTCGATCTTCTTCGGCTTCTCGGCGTCGAATTCGAGCACCCAGTGCCCGGTCTTGGCTTTGCCCGACTGCATGGCGGTCTTGGCAGGGCTGAAAATTCGCGCGGACATTAATTCCCTCATTCGTGAGTCCGCAGCGAGCGCGGACATCCAGATGCGCCCGTCATTTACTTCGCAATCGCCATTGCTGCAAGGCGAAAGCCGGTTTCCGCTTTTTTGCCCTTGCCATGTCGAGCGGAAGCCACTAGGCACGGCGTCGAAATGTGATTTCGGAGTGTAGCGCAGTCTGGTAGCGCATCTGGTTTGGGACCAGAGGGTCGGGAGTTCGAATCTCTCCACTCCGACCATTTTTCTCCCCGCGACAGCTTTTTTCCCAAGACATCGATCTGTCCGCCCATGGCATCTGGCGTGCGATGGCAACGGCCCTTGCGCATCACGCCACGGCCATGCGCAGGCGAACCGCGCGTGTTGAAACGGCCGACATCGGCCATCGCTCAGCCTTTCCCTGCCTTCCAGCGGGTGGTGCGGGAGTGT
The nucleotide sequence above comes from Aminobacter aminovorans. Encoded proteins:
- a CDS encoding sensor histidine kinase, which produces MERLLFFLPEKPQPLWVRYATTTALMAFCIAVHIELQSQTGFVGFFFLLLGIFAAGLLFDRGSALYATALGTAFAYLVISQMAPFPDYVAPCVLFAATGAVIGLIAESLRTEMEKVVRAEKAKGLLLMELAHRTKNNLAMISAIMRLQSKDTSVNASEALSDMAERIQVMAQVYDHLTIRSDRKVVDARHYLADICQGLSASISGTSPVAIKADADELYIHSEQAVPIAIIVNELVTNSLKYAFPDGRAGLIEVALRVNDDVVLSVTDNGVGLHEERPGGVGSRVLSLLTQQLGGTIKRENLEVGCRVTLLMPKPSV
- a CDS encoding ETC complex I subunit, whose protein sequence is MSARIFSPAKTAMQSGKAKTGHWVLEFDAEKPKKIDPLMGYTSSGDMKSQIRLTFETREEAVAYAEKEGLAFRVQEPKEAKRRQISYSDNFRYDRRTPWTH
- a CDS encoding outer membrane protein, with product MKNFLVATSFLVAFAGSARAADVVVEEAAPILPAGFVWTGGYVGIQAGWQWGRDHTEEFIGGVATGFDEDLDSDGFIGGVHAGYNWQSGQVVYGIEGDFEFAAVDGGYRLDNDNGTDFDMNWQASIRGRLGFVPMERLLVYGTVGAAFANLEYTYVSAGTTFESFDETKVGWTAGAGIEYAVTDNITTRLEYRYTDFGSVSNLSSVAFPGFTYDHDPQFHAVRVGLSYKF
- a CDS encoding SOS response-associated peptidase; translation: MCNLYNFSSSQDELRALTKVLDDIAGNLEPSIDVYPGRNGPVVRNFEGRRQLAMLNWGMPTASNVQFQAAKARAAKLEAKGQTVDFKALLEKEPDKGVTNIRRTDSKHWAPHLGVESRCVVPFTSFAEPSPTEGDKDPLTGRHRNFWFGLNENKPLAVFAGLWTPWRGARTIRDGVLDWEVYAFLTTSPNGVVAPIHEKAMPVILTTPEEIETWMTAPWSEASRLQRPLPDDLLTVVDLPATQIAATQASLL
- a CDS encoding outer membrane protein, which gives rise to MLTNVFLLGLSGIASAADAVVLEPTPEILPAGFVWTGGYVGLQAGYGWGDGDVSANVGGPSAPADIDGWLGGVYAGYNHQLANNIVVGIDADIAWSGIDGFGQGLTLGVPVPGAGVDYELNWTGAARAKLGYAVDRFLPYIAGGVAVAGADATVFVGGSPAVEYSDTLVGWTVGVGVEYAFTDSLVGRAEYRYTDYGDLDFSELGGSGSFSFKTNDVRVGLAYKF